In a single window of the Mesoplodon densirostris isolate mMesDen1 chromosome 16, mMesDen1 primary haplotype, whole genome shotgun sequence genome:
- the LPIN3 gene encoding phosphatidate phosphatase LPIN3, translated as MNYVGQLAETVFGTVKGLYRGLNPATLSGGIDVLVVRQADGSFRCSPFHVRFGKLGVLRSREKVVDIEINGEPVDLHMKLGDSGEAFFIQELESDVEDMPPSLYTSPIPWGGLSGFPSDSQLGTASEPEASIAGTASTGWKKKRRRRKPRRKEDTVAADSSSEELEAGTGSELCLLEKPRPEPPGSVQPEGESSPQRKDIYPYSDGEWPPQASLSKGELTSPKSDSELELRTPEPTPLRAESHMQWAWGRLPKVGKAEWPAPSVVPDGSSKTASPPQGAPSTPSASVVGVDPSGIPILQTGPGTHLLHPDTEVPALVGPPLQPPEREETKTQSSGDVGLPPPSKPWSCAALEAPACTGQPEGISRRNGPLKRSQHLGPSEIYLDDLPSLDSENAALYFPQSDCGLGARKWSEAGSQKSLGDCNTKQEPEPTPDTTDTVVLSLSGGLADSGDISVEKFNQYIVSYQDLAQNPGLLDDPNLVVKINEKHYNWAVAASMILSLQAFQKNLPKSTVDKLEKEKMPRKGGRWWFSWRCRDFPAKECSAQREKTTERQQQLGEKTEAPSSEDDAPSPPRSPPARTPTYRKSLRLSSNQIRRLNLQEGANKVVFSVTTQYQGTCRCRATIYLWKWDDRVIISDIDGTITKSDALGHILPQLGKDWTHQGITSLYHKIHLNGYKFLYCSARAIGMADLTKGYLQWVSERGCGLPEGPILLSPSSLFSALHREVIEKKPEVFKIACLSDIQQLFLPQKQPFYAAFGNRPNDVTAYRQVGLPTSRIFTVNPRGELSQELMKNHKSTYERLGEVAELLFPPVARGPSTDLASPEYSNFCYWREPLAPLDLDTLA; from the exons ATGAACTACGTGGGGCAGCTGGCAGAGACGGTGTTTGGGACGGTGAAGGGGCTGTACCGGGGACTGAACCCGGCCACGCTGAGCGGGGGCATCGATGTGCTGGTGGTGAGGCAGGCGGACGGCTCCTTCCGGTGCTCGCCCTTCCACGTGCGCTTCGGCAAGCTGGGCGTCCTGCGCTCGCGGGAGAAAGTG GTAGACATCGAGATCAATGGGGAGCCAGTGGACTTGCACATGAAGCTGGGGGACAGCGGGGAGGCCTTCTTCATCCAGGAGCTGGAGAGCGATGTG GAAGACATGCCTCCCAGCCTGTACACATCACCCATCCCTTGGGGGGGCCTGTCTGGGTTCCCTTCGGACTCCCAGCTGGGCACAGCCAGCGAGCCTGAGGCCAGCATCGCGGGCACAGCCTCTACGGGTTGGAAGAAGAAGCGTCGCAGGAGGAAACCCAGGCGGAAGGAGGACACGGTGGCAGCCGATTCTAGTTCGGAGGAGCTGGAGGCAGGCACTGGGAGTGAGCTATGCCTGCTGGAAAAGCCGAGGCCGGAGCCCCCAGG CAGTGTCCAGCCAGAAGGAGAGTCCTCACCGCAGCGGAAAGACATCTACCCCTACTCCGATGGGGAGTGGCCCCCCCAGGCCAG CCTCTCCAAGGGTGAGCTAACATCCCCCAAGAGTGACTCGGAGCTGGAGCTGCGGACCCCCGAACCCACCCCCCTGAGAGCTGAGTCCCACATGCAGTGGGCCTGGGGGAGGCTGCCTAAG GTGGGCAAAGCTGAGTGGCCCGCGCCCTCAGTGGTCCCTGATGGCAGCTCCAAGACAGCCTCTCCACCTCAGGGGGCGCCCAGCACCCCCTCTGCCTCTGTGGTTGGCGTGGACCCTTCGGGAATTCCAATCCTGCaaacagggcctggcacccacCTTCTTCACCCTGACACGGAGGTGCCTGCTCTGGTGGGTCCCCCTCTCCAACCCCCTGAGAGagaggaaaccaagactcagagtTCCGGGGATGtgggcctccctcctccctctaagCCGTGGAGCTGCGCCGCTTTGGAGGCCCCCGCTTGCACAGGGCAGCCGGAGGGGATCTCCAGGAGGAACG GCCCCCTGAAGAGAAGCCAGCACCTGGGCCCCAGTGAAATCTACCTGGATGACTTGCCCTCCCTGGATTCTGAGAATGCAGCCCTTTACTTCCCCCAGAG CGACTGTGGGCTGGGGGCCAGGAAGTGGAGTGAAGCCGGAAGCCAAAAGTCTCTGGGGGACTGCAACACTAAGCAGGAGCCAGAGCCCACTCCGGACACCACGGACACAGTAGTGCTGTCCCTCTCTGGGGGGCTGGCTGACAGCGGAGACATCTCTGTGG AGAAGTTCAACCAGTACATCGTCTCCTACCAGGACCTTGCCCAAAACCCCGGCCTCCTGGACGACCCGAACCTGGTGGTGAAGATCAACGAGAA GCATTATAACTGGGCTGTAGCTGCCTCCATGATCCTCTCCCTGCAAGCCTTCCAGaaaaacttgcccaag AGCACCGTGGACAAGCTGGAGAAGGAAAAGATGCCCCGGAAGGGAGGGCGGTGGTGGTTTTCCTGGCGATGCAGGGACTTTCCGGCCAAGGAG TGCAGTGCCCAGAGGGAGAAAACCACAGagcggcagcagcagctggg GGAGAAGACCGAAGCCCCGAGCAGTGAGGACgatgccccctccccgccccgctcGCCTCCAGCCCGCACTCCTACCTACAGGAAGTCCCTCCGCCTCTCCTCCAATCAGATT CGGCGCCTGAACCTGCAAGAAGGTGCCAACAAGGTGGTCTTCAGCGTGACCACCCAGTACCAGGGCACCTGCCGCTGTAGGGCCACCATCTACCTGTGGAAATGGGACGACAGGGTGATCATCTCAGACATTGATGGCACCATCACCAA GTCGGATGCCCTGGGCCACATTCTGCCCCAGCTGGGGAAAGACTGGACACATCAGGGCATCACTAGTCTCTACCACAAAATCCACCT AAATGGGTACAAGTTCCTGTACTGCTCGGCACGGGCCATCGGCATGGCTGACCTCACCAAGGGGTACCTGCAGTGGGTGAGCGAGCGGGGCTGTGGCCTCCCCGAGGGCCCCATCCTGctgtctcccagcagcctcttCTCCGCCCTGCACAG GGAGGTGATTGAGAAGAAGCCGGAGGTGTTCAAGATTGCCTGCCTGAGTGACATCCAGCAGCTCTTTCTGCCCCAGAAACAGCCCTTCTATGCCGCCTTTGGGAACAGGCCCAAT GATGTCACTGCGTACCGGCAGGTCGGCCTGCCTACATCCCGCATCTTTACAGTCAACCCCCGGGGAGAGCTCAGCCAGGAGCTCATGAAGAATCACAAGTCCAC GTACGAACGGCTCGGTGAGGTGGCTGAACTCCTCTTCCCACCTGTGGCCCGTGGCCCCAGCACAGACTTGGCCAGCCCTGAATACAGCAACTTCTGCTACTGGCGGGAGCCACTGGCCCCTTTGGACCTCGACACCTTGGCCTGA